Proteins encoded within one genomic window of Verrucomicrobiia bacterium:
- a CDS encoding septum formation initiator family protein, which yields MRINSQLLRPAAISGSKRSQPRSFWSWLSQITQILIFLAAGILIYLFFVPSFDKSRELKRDLTNYDIEIDREKNRNDSLYQEADALNHDTDAIERLARDRLNLAREDELVFRFEPYEKQKATSANVTTSRQEPVW from the coding sequence ATGCGCATCAACTCTCAACTCCTTCGCCCTGCTGCTATATCGGGGTCAAAGCGCTCGCAACCGCGCTCTTTTTGGAGTTGGTTGAGCCAGATCACTCAAATTCTCATCTTTCTTGCGGCTGGCATTTTGATTTATCTCTTTTTTGTTCCCTCCTTCGATAAATCGCGTGAATTAAAACGCGATCTAACCAATTACGACATTGAAATTGATCGCGAAAAAAATCGTAATGACTCGCTTTATCAAGAAGCTGACGCGCTCAATCATGACACTGATGCGATTGAACGCTTGGCGCGAGATCGACTGAATCTAGCGCGAGAAGATGAACTTGTTTTCCGATTTGAACCTTACGAAAAACAAAAAGCGACGTCGGCCAACGTCACAACGTCTCGTCAAGAACCCGTTTGGTAA
- a CDS encoding carbon-nitrogen hydrolase, translating into MVKVGLIQTHADPKPVDNLERQLALIRKAAEQGAQIICTEELFASPYFCQEENHDYFGLAEPIPDGPSTKSFCQLAQEKKIVLIGSLFEQRLAGVYHNTAIVVDADGSLLGRYRKMHIPDDPRYYEKFYFTPGDLGFRAWQTRYGKIGVLICWDQWYPEAARLTALQGAEILFYPTAIGWHPQEKAEYGEAQHQAWETIQRAHAVANGCYVAVANRIGHEKLKGDSDQQGIEFWGQSFVADTQGIILKKASQQKEEVLVAEVDLTKVDFTRTHWPFFRDRRIDAYGQITKRVLDETL; encoded by the coding sequence ATGGTTAAGGTGGGTTTGATTCAAACGCATGCGGATCCTAAGCCTGTAGATAATTTAGAGCGTCAATTGGCTTTAATTCGGAAGGCGGCAGAACAGGGTGCTCAGATCATTTGTACGGAGGAACTTTTTGCTTCACCTTATTTTTGTCAGGAAGAAAATCATGATTATTTTGGATTGGCTGAACCTATTCCCGATGGGCCAAGCACGAAATCATTTTGTCAACTTGCCCAAGAAAAAAAAATCGTGTTGATCGGCTCACTCTTTGAACAGCGCCTGGCTGGAGTTTATCACAACACTGCGATTGTGGTGGATGCGGATGGTTCTTTATTGGGGCGATATCGTAAAATGCATATTCCCGATGATCCTCGCTATTACGAAAAATTTTATTTCACTCCGGGCGATTTAGGTTTTCGCGCGTGGCAAACACGGTATGGCAAAATTGGTGTTTTAATCTGTTGGGATCAGTGGTATCCGGAAGCGGCGCGTTTGACGGCTTTGCAGGGTGCGGAAATTTTGTTTTATCCTACGGCCATTGGTTGGCATCCTCAGGAAAAAGCGGAATATGGTGAAGCGCAGCATCAAGCGTGGGAAACGATTCAACGGGCTCATGCGGTAGCCAATGGTTGTTACGTTGCGGTCGCGAATCGAATCGGCCACGAAAAGTTAAAAGGTGATAGTGATCAGCAAGGCATCGAGTTTTGGGGCCAAAGTTTTGTAGCTGACACGCAAGGTATCATTTTGAAAAAAGCTTCGCAACAAAAAGAAGAAGTGCTAGTGGCAGAGGTGGATTTAACGAAAGTAGATTTTACTCGAACGCATTGGCCCTTTTTTCGCGATCGTCGTATCGATGCCTACGGGCAAATTACCAAACGGGTTCTTGACGAGACGTTGTGA
- a CDS encoding ribonuclease H-like domain-containing protein, protein MKNIVYFDLETQKSLQQVGGYSKIHDLRLSLAVTYNTLDHQYKIYLEEDVSQLISDLSRASLVVGYNLLNFDYRVLSAYSVLDLSQIPTLDMMVEIEKTLGMRLKLDSIAQATLGVGKTAEGMDALKWFQQERWSDIAEYCCYDVKVTRLLHEFAQTHKQLFYLERASGQRRAIQAVW, encoded by the coding sequence ATGAAAAATATTGTTTATTTCGATTTAGAAACACAAAAAAGCCTCCAACAGGTAGGAGGATATAGTAAAATTCATGATCTAAGACTTTCTTTAGCAGTTACTTACAATACACTTGATCATCAATACAAAATTTATTTAGAAGAAGACGTTTCTCAGCTTATTTCGGATTTGAGTCGAGCGAGTTTGGTGGTGGGTTATAATTTGTTGAATTTTGATTATCGGGTTTTGTCGGCTTATTCGGTTTTGGATTTATCGCAAATTCCCACTTTGGACATGATGGTGGAAATCGAGAAAACGTTGGGCATGCGTTTGAAACTCGATTCCATTGCTCAAGCGACATTAGGCGTGGGCAAGACAGCGGAAGGTATGGATGCGTTAAAGTGGTTTCAGCAAGAGCGATGGTCGGACATTGCGGAATATTGTTGTTATGATGTGAAAGTGACGCGTTTGTTGCATGAATTTGCGCAAACGCATAAGCAACTTTTTTATTTGGAAAGAGCCAGTGGACAGCGGCGTGCGATTCAAGCGGTGTGGTAG